In one window of Kitasatospora sp. MMS16-BH015 DNA:
- a CDS encoding LacI family DNA-binding transcriptional regulator: MAEVAARAGVTKQTVSNVVAGKKVRPETLVKVNTAIAELGYTPNLVARSLRTGSTSTVGLFVPSVANPFYSEVVEEVENVLVGHGYNLLLATTRDDPDYTRAHLENLAARSVDALLVAGDSGVEQQLPMLTAAAFPVALFAWEGEPPTTLPVVSIDYEHAGFLAGRHLRELGHRDVAVIADLPAHTLRVAGLRRAFAADGLTIDDRMVFTRTSDDAAGGYAAACAALAADPQLTAVFGTHDVLALGAIEAVVRSGRRVPEDVSVVGFDDIAQVGRIEPALTTVTFPKREMAQQAVELLLRAVDSGRPPTNVISLLRPTLTVRASSAPPRS; the protein is encoded by the coding sequence ATGGCGGAGGTGGCTGCTCGGGCGGGAGTCACCAAGCAGACCGTCTCCAATGTGGTGGCCGGCAAGAAGGTGCGGCCGGAGACCCTGGTGAAGGTGAACACGGCGATCGCCGAGCTCGGCTACACGCCGAACCTGGTGGCGCGCTCGCTGCGCACGGGCAGCACCTCGACCGTGGGGCTGTTCGTGCCGTCGGTGGCCAATCCGTTCTACTCGGAGGTGGTCGAGGAGGTCGAGAACGTCCTGGTCGGCCACGGCTACAACCTGCTGCTGGCCACCACCCGCGACGATCCCGACTACACCCGCGCCCACCTGGAGAACCTCGCCGCCCGCTCGGTGGACGCCCTGCTGGTCGCCGGTGACAGCGGCGTCGAGCAGCAGCTGCCGATGCTCACCGCGGCCGCCTTCCCGGTCGCGCTGTTCGCCTGGGAGGGCGAGCCGCCCACCACCCTCCCGGTGGTGTCCATCGACTACGAGCACGCCGGCTTCCTGGCCGGCCGCCACCTGCGCGAGCTCGGCCACCGGGACGTCGCGGTGATCGCCGACCTGCCCGCGCACACGCTGCGCGTCGCCGGGCTGCGCCGGGCCTTCGCCGCCGACGGGCTGACCATCGACGACCGCATGGTGTTCACCCGCACCAGCGACGACGCCGCCGGCGGGTACGCCGCGGCCTGCGCGGCGCTGGCGGCGGATCCGCAGCTGACGGCGGTCTTCGGCACCCACGACGTGCTGGCGCTGGGCGCCATTGAGGCGGTGGTCCGGTCGGGCCGACGCGTCCCCGAGGACGTCAGCGTCGTCGGCTTCGACGACATCGCCCAGGTCGGCCGGATCGAACCTGCTCTGACCACGGTCACCTTCCCCAAGCGCGAGATGGCCCAGCAGGCCGTCGAACTGCTGCTGCGCGCCGTCGACTCCGGCCGGCCGCCGACCAACGTCATCTCCCTGCTGCGCCCGACCCTGACCGTCCGGGCGAGCAGCGCCCCGCCGCGCAGCTGA
- a CDS encoding glycoside hydrolase family 2 TIM barrel-domain containing protein, translated as MNDLAPHAYVEDPSPGTGRLRPRAAFTSDLPVIGLDGDWRFRLASGLDDLTGGFAEPEFDDSGWDLLAVPSCWQLTGLPGEPRCGAPAYTNISYPFPVDPPRVPRENPTGEYRRAFEVPEEFPTGAAVLRFEGVDSAFAVWLNGARLGDGKGSRLTTEFDASAALRPGRNLLAVRVHQWSSGSYLEDQDMWWLSGIFRSVAVAARGVEDFFVHTAYDHTTGRGTPAVEVTAPTAVTLTVPELGITAADPAGPHPVDGVEPWSDEHPRLYSGELVSAAGERIPLRIGFRTVAVVDGVLTANGRPIPLRGVNRHEWHPLTGRTLTEQTMLADVLLMKQHNINAVRTSHYPPDRRFLDLCDEHGLWVFCEGDLETHGFVAGGWRRNPSDDPAWRAAYLDRAERLVERDKNHPSVIVWSLGNEAGTGSNLAAAAAWIRRRDDSRLIHYEGDWASCSYVDLYSRMYLGLDELAAAGRRQEPVTADPADDAHRRSLPVVLCEYAHAMGNGPGGLAEYQEVIEAHPRLAGGFVWEWIDHGIARTTEHEESFHAYGGDFGEEIHDGNFVADGLLFPDRTPSPGLVEYKKVIEPVRIRVDPVARQVTVRNLHHVRHSGYLDFRWSVEVGGEPVGSGGLAVPATGPGATGTVDWPAELTAALDAARKGGSGQEVWLTVTAALAADETWAGAGHEIAWGQGLVVPASPAAPFAPVAPTLHEGYLALGAARFDARSGLLVRLGDLELDGPRLDVWRAPIDNDLLGAFAGPLIDSWLAAGLHRMRHEVRRVEPDATGLTVTARLAAAGSSAGLDVVYRWTGGDGARLRLETTVTPDGAWPVPLPRLGVAMSLPGTDAEVEWFGPGPGEAYRDSRAAARVGRYRSTVSAMQTPYVRPQENGNRHHVRHARLTAAAGTLLVTGAPVIDLTVRPWSTEALTAATHQHEPTPDGRLHLHLDQAHHGLGSAACGPGPSAPSVLAAVPTTFGIEFGTSW; from the coding sequence ATGAACGACCTCGCCCCCCACGCCTACGTCGAAGACCCGTCGCCGGGCACCGGACGGCTGCGGCCGCGTGCCGCGTTCACCTCCGACCTGCCCGTGATCGGGCTGGACGGCGACTGGAGATTCCGGCTGGCGTCAGGGCTGGACGACCTCACCGGAGGCTTCGCCGAGCCGGAGTTCGACGACAGCGGCTGGGACCTGCTCGCCGTGCCGTCCTGCTGGCAGCTGACCGGCCTGCCGGGCGAGCCACGCTGCGGCGCCCCCGCCTACACCAACATCAGCTACCCGTTCCCGGTCGACCCGCCGCGAGTGCCCCGGGAGAATCCGACGGGGGAGTACCGCCGCGCGTTCGAGGTGCCGGAGGAGTTCCCGACGGGGGCGGCCGTCCTGCGGTTCGAGGGCGTCGACTCCGCGTTCGCGGTCTGGCTCAACGGCGCCAGGCTCGGCGACGGCAAGGGCAGCCGGCTGACCACCGAGTTCGACGCCTCCGCCGCGCTGCGGCCGGGCCGGAACCTGCTCGCGGTCCGGGTGCACCAGTGGTCCTCCGGCAGCTACCTGGAGGACCAGGACATGTGGTGGCTGTCCGGCATCTTCCGGTCGGTCGCCGTGGCCGCCCGTGGGGTCGAGGACTTCTTCGTCCACACCGCCTACGACCACACCACGGGCCGGGGCACCCCGGCCGTCGAGGTCACCGCCCCGACCGCGGTGACGCTGACGGTACCCGAGCTCGGCATCACCGCCGCCGACCCGGCCGGCCCGCACCCGGTCGACGGCGTCGAGCCCTGGTCGGACGAGCACCCGCGCCTGTACTCCGGCGAGCTGGTCTCGGCGGCCGGGGAACGGATCCCGCTGCGCATCGGCTTCCGTACCGTGGCCGTGGTGGACGGCGTGCTGACCGCCAACGGCCGGCCGATCCCCCTGCGGGGCGTCAACCGCCATGAGTGGCACCCGCTGACGGGGCGGACGCTGACCGAGCAGACCATGCTGGCCGACGTGCTGCTGATGAAACAGCACAACATCAACGCGGTGCGCACCAGCCACTACCCGCCCGACCGCCGCTTCCTGGACCTGTGCGACGAGCACGGGCTGTGGGTGTTCTGCGAGGGTGACCTCGAGACGCACGGCTTCGTGGCCGGCGGCTGGCGGCGCAACCCCAGCGACGACCCCGCCTGGCGCGCGGCCTACCTGGACCGGGCCGAGCGGCTGGTGGAACGGGACAAGAACCACCCCTCGGTCATCGTCTGGTCGCTGGGCAACGAGGCCGGTACCGGCTCCAACCTCGCCGCCGCGGCCGCCTGGATCAGGCGGCGCGACGACAGCCGCCTGATCCACTACGAGGGCGACTGGGCGAGCTGCTCCTACGTCGACCTGTACTCCCGGATGTACCTCGGCCTGGACGAGCTGGCCGCAGCCGGGCGCCGCCAGGAGCCCGTGACCGCCGACCCGGCCGACGACGCCCACCGCCGTTCGCTGCCGGTCGTGCTCTGCGAGTACGCGCACGCCATGGGCAACGGCCCCGGCGGGCTGGCCGAGTACCAGGAGGTCATCGAGGCGCACCCGCGGCTGGCCGGCGGGTTCGTCTGGGAGTGGATCGACCACGGGATCGCGCGGACCACCGAGCACGAGGAGTCCTTCCACGCCTACGGCGGCGACTTCGGGGAGGAGATCCACGACGGCAACTTCGTCGCCGACGGGCTGCTCTTCCCCGACCGCACGCCCTCGCCGGGCCTGGTCGAGTACAAGAAGGTCATCGAGCCGGTCCGGATCCGCGTCGACCCGGTGGCGCGGCAGGTCACCGTGCGCAACCTGCACCACGTCCGCCACAGCGGCTACCTGGACTTCCGCTGGAGTGTCGAGGTGGGCGGCGAGCCGGTCGGCTCCGGCGGCCTGGCCGTCCCTGCGACCGGACCGGGTGCGACGGGCACCGTCGACTGGCCCGCCGAGCTCACTGCCGCGCTCGACGCGGCGCGCAAGGGCGGCTCGGGTCAAGAGGTCTGGCTGACCGTCACCGCGGCGCTCGCAGCCGACGAGACCTGGGCCGGGGCCGGCCACGAGATCGCCTGGGGCCAGGGGCTGGTGGTTCCGGCGAGCCCGGCCGCCCCCTTCGCCCCGGTGGCGCCGACCCTCCACGAGGGGTACCTCGCGCTTGGTGCCGCGCGGTTCGACGCCCGGAGCGGGCTGCTGGTCCGGCTCGGCGACCTGGAACTCGACGGTCCGCGGCTGGACGTCTGGCGCGCCCCGATCGACAACGACCTGCTCGGGGCGTTCGCCGGGCCGCTGATCGACTCCTGGCTCGCCGCCGGCCTGCACCGGATGCGCCACGAGGTGCGGCGGGTCGAACCCGACGCCACGGGCCTCACGGTCACCGCCCGGCTCGCCGCCGCCGGGTCCTCCGCCGGGCTCGACGTGGTCTACCGCTGGACCGGCGGCGACGGGGCCCGGCTCCGGCTGGAGACCACCGTCACCCCCGACGGCGCCTGGCCGGTGCCGCTGCCCCGGCTGGGAGTCGCGATGTCGCTGCCGGGCACCGACGCCGAGGTCGAGTGGTTCGGCCCCGGGCCCGGCGAGGCGTACCGCGACTCCCGCGCCGCAGCGCGCGTCGGCCGCTACCGGTCGACCGTCTCGGCGATGCAGACCCCCTACGTCCGCCCGCAGGAGAACGGCAACCGCCACCACGTCCGCCACGCCCGGCTCACCGCCGCGGCCGGCACCCTGCTCGTCACCGGCGCCCCGGTCATCGACCTGACGGTGCGTCCATGGAGCACCGAAGCCCTCACCGCCGCGACCCACCAGCACGAGCCGACCCCCGACGGCAGGCTGCACCTGCACCTGGACCAGGCGCACCACGGCCTGGGCAGCGCGGCCTGCGGGCCGGGCCCCTCGGCACCGTCCGTGCTGGCGGCGGTCCCCACCACCTTCGGAATCGAGTTCGGCACCAGTTGGTAG
- a CDS encoding ABC transporter substrate-binding protein, translating to MNSTAIPTRRFLAFATVAALAAGVSACSSATSTSAAGPATEPSRNGPVSMEFWAWAGYAKIVDQWNAAHPNVKITLKKIPSGGKGGYTQITDALTAGKGPCLAQIEYFAIPSMLVKNAVLDITPYAGADLAKYVPSTVSAVGIGGKTYGIPVDVGPMVLYYRTDLFAKYGIAQPPATWDEYQADAQKVAAADPSVKFGTPPGDANDLAAFSLQTGQSWYSAAGDSWTVSIANPGTQKVAAYWQGLKDKGLVTPPGNAWDPQFDKAAEAGKVLTFVNASWAASGLKDDLKDQAGKWAVAPMPTWSAGDHKSSSNGGSATSVMTGCTTPREAEQFAAFLSSDPQAVSTGIANGLYPASIAGQDDPSLAAGDPYFGGQKVGDLFKASAAQIPTTWTNGPTYQQVETDFTTAMGQGSIPDAVTKVQASTIAAIKQLGLSVTGG from the coding sequence ATGAACAGCACCGCCATACCCACCCGCAGATTCCTGGCCTTCGCCACCGTGGCCGCGCTCGCGGCCGGCGTCAGCGCCTGCAGCAGCGCCACGAGCACGTCCGCCGCCGGTCCGGCCACCGAGCCGAGCCGGAACGGCCCGGTGAGCATGGAGTTCTGGGCGTGGGCCGGCTACGCCAAGATCGTTGACCAGTGGAACGCCGCCCACCCGAACGTCAAGATCACCCTCAAGAAGATCCCGTCGGGCGGCAAGGGCGGCTACACCCAGATCACCGACGCGCTCACCGCCGGCAAGGGGCCCTGCCTGGCCCAGATCGAGTACTTCGCCATCCCGTCGATGCTCGTGAAGAACGCGGTCCTGGACATCACGCCGTACGCGGGCGCCGACCTGGCCAAGTACGTGCCGTCCACCGTCTCGGCGGTCGGCATCGGCGGCAAGACCTACGGCATCCCGGTGGACGTCGGCCCGATGGTCCTGTACTACCGCACGGACCTGTTCGCCAAGTACGGCATCGCCCAGCCCCCGGCCACCTGGGACGAGTACCAGGCCGACGCCCAGAAGGTGGCCGCCGCCGACCCGAGCGTGAAGTTCGGCACCCCGCCCGGTGACGCCAACGACCTGGCGGCCTTCAGCCTGCAGACCGGCCAGTCCTGGTACTCGGCCGCCGGGGACAGCTGGACCGTCTCCATCGCCAACCCCGGTACGCAGAAGGTCGCCGCCTACTGGCAGGGCCTGAAGGACAAGGGCCTGGTGACGCCGCCCGGCAACGCCTGGGACCCGCAGTTCGACAAGGCCGCCGAGGCCGGCAAGGTGCTGACCTTCGTCAACGCCTCCTGGGCCGCCTCCGGCCTGAAGGACGACCTCAAGGACCAGGCGGGCAAGTGGGCGGTGGCCCCGATGCCGACCTGGAGCGCGGGCGACCACAAGAGCTCCAGCAACGGCGGCTCGGCCACCTCGGTGATGACGGGCTGCACGACCCCCCGCGAGGCCGAGCAGTTCGCCGCCTTCCTGTCCTCCGACCCGCAGGCCGTGAGCACGGGCATCGCCAACGGACTGTACCCGGCCTCGATCGCCGGGCAGGACGACCCGTCACTCGCGGCGGGCGACCCGTACTTCGGCGGCCAGAAGGTCGGCGACCTGTTCAAGGCGTCCGCCGCACAGATCCCCACCACCTGGACCAACGGCCCGACCTACCAGCAGGTCGAGACCGACTTCACCACCGCCATGGGCCAGGGCAGCATCCCGGACGCCGTCACCAAGGTCCAGGCCTCGACCATCGCCGCGATCAAGCAGCTCGGCCTGTCGGTGACCGGCGGCTGA
- a CDS encoding carbohydrate ABC transporter permease: MSSASSAVTVPPPPQPPPAVRRVPSAARPRRTGRRRTALTATGFLAPFAVLFLTMMVAPIGYAIYQSFLTVHRAGLFGGTRSTGFAGLSNYGAALRDHDFLASLGRVLLLGCVQVPVMLGLALLLALLLDSRSARLRRTFRLVYFLPYALPGAIAAVLWSFLLVKSLSPFTGPLAHLGISTDFLSPPWVPVSIGNMITWGWTGYNMLIIHSALQTIPAEVVEAAALDNCTGWRLAWHVKIPLVRPALVLTTIFSIIGTAQLYTEPAVLVGARIPGISARFSPIMNTTLGIDLGGQNLAAAESVVLALVTLVLSFGFLKYHQRKGAAG, from the coding sequence ATGAGCAGTGCAAGCAGCGCGGTCACCGTGCCGCCACCGCCGCAGCCGCCCCCCGCGGTCCGCCGTGTCCCGTCGGCCGCCCGGCCCCGGCGCACCGGCCGCCGCCGTACCGCCCTGACCGCGACCGGCTTCCTGGCGCCGTTCGCGGTGCTGTTCCTCACCATGATGGTCGCGCCGATCGGCTACGCGATCTACCAGAGCTTCCTCACCGTCCACCGCGCCGGGCTGTTCGGCGGTACGCGGTCCACGGGGTTCGCGGGCCTGTCCAACTACGGCGCCGCCCTGCGCGACCACGACTTCCTCGCGTCCCTCGGCCGCGTCCTGCTGCTCGGCTGCGTCCAGGTGCCGGTCATGCTCGGCCTCGCCCTGCTGCTCGCGCTGCTCCTGGACTCCCGCTCGGCCCGGCTGCGCAGGACCTTCCGGCTCGTCTACTTCCTGCCGTACGCGCTCCCGGGCGCGATCGCCGCGGTGCTGTGGTCTTTCCTCCTGGTGAAGAGCCTCTCGCCGTTCACAGGCCCGCTCGCGCACCTCGGGATCTCCACCGACTTCCTGTCGCCGCCGTGGGTACCGGTCTCGATCGGGAACATGATCACCTGGGGCTGGACCGGCTACAACATGCTGATCATCCACTCCGCGCTGCAGACGATCCCCGCCGAGGTGGTGGAGGCCGCCGCGCTCGACAACTGCACCGGCTGGCGCCTGGCCTGGCACGTGAAGATCCCGCTGGTGCGGCCCGCGCTGGTGCTGACCACCATCTTCTCCATCATCGGGACGGCGCAGCTGTACACCGAGCCGGCCGTGCTGGTCGGCGCGCGCATCCCCGGTATCTCGGCGAGGTTCTCCCCGATCATGAACACCACCCTGGGCATCGACCTGGGCGGCCAGAACCTGGCCGCGGCCGAGTCCGTCGTCCTCGCCCTGGTCACGCTCGTGCTCTCGTTCGGGTTCCTGAAGTACCACCAGCGCAAGGGGGCGGCCGGATGA
- a CDS encoding carbohydrate ABC transporter permease, with the protein MSVALGSRPGRPGRRGGGESVSRIVVNAVLGLMAVYTLVPLWWLFVSATKKSGYLYTGTPLWFSHFDLATNVRTVLGFEGGVFSTWLANSALYSLVGASVSTLLSAMAGYALSKFHFRGREGVFNVILASVLIPAPMFALPLFLLMAKLDLTDSYWSVLLPSCVSPFGVYLCRIFAAASVPDELLEAARLDGAGEGRTFFGIALPLMAPALVTVFLFQFVGIWNNYLLPSLMLNSASRLPVTVGLVQWRSEFANGVPPLVPITGAFLSLLPLLIAFISLQRFWRNGLTAGAVK; encoded by the coding sequence ATGAGCGTGGCCCTGGGCAGCCGGCCGGGCCGGCCCGGCCGCCGTGGTGGCGGCGAGTCCGTGAGCAGGATCGTGGTCAACGCGGTGCTCGGTCTGATGGCCGTCTACACGCTGGTCCCGCTGTGGTGGCTGTTCGTCTCCGCGACCAAGAAGTCGGGCTACCTCTACACCGGTACGCCGCTGTGGTTCTCCCACTTCGACCTGGCCACCAACGTCAGGACGGTGCTGGGCTTCGAGGGCGGGGTCTTCTCCACCTGGCTCGCCAACAGCGCGCTGTACAGCCTCGTCGGCGCGAGCGTCAGCACCCTGCTCTCCGCGATGGCCGGCTACGCGCTGAGCAAGTTCCACTTCCGCGGCCGGGAGGGCGTCTTCAACGTCATCCTCGCCTCGGTGCTCATCCCGGCGCCGATGTTCGCCCTGCCGCTCTTCCTGCTGATGGCCAAGCTCGACCTCACCGACTCCTACTGGTCGGTGCTGCTGCCGAGCTGCGTCAGCCCGTTCGGCGTCTACCTGTGCCGGATCTTCGCCGCGGCCTCCGTGCCGGACGAACTGCTCGAGGCCGCACGGCTCGACGGAGCGGGGGAGGGCCGCACCTTCTTCGGGATCGCCCTGCCGCTGATGGCCCCGGCCCTGGTGACGGTCTTCCTGTTCCAGTTCGTCGGCATCTGGAACAATTACCTGCTGCCCTCGCTCATGCTCAACTCCGCCTCCCGGCTGCCGGTGACCGTCGGCCTGGTGCAGTGGCGCTCGGAGTTCGCCAACGGCGTGCCGCCCCTGGTGCCGATCACCGGGGCGTTCCTCTCGCTGCTCCCGCTGCTCATCGCCTTCATCAGCCTCCAGCGGTTCTGGCGCAACGGCCTGACCGCCGGGGCCGTCAAGTAG
- a CDS encoding alpha-N-arabinofuranosidase produces the protein MHRAHIVLDRQAVVAPVRRRTFGSFVEHLGRCVYTGIYEPEHPSANKDGFRMDVVDLVRELGSTTVRYPGGNFVSGFRWEDSIGPREKRPVRRDLAWHSLESNQVGLDEFAAWLRLTGSELMLAVNLGTRGILPALDLLEYANHPSGTALSDLRIANGTPEPHDIRMWCLGNEMDGPWQTGFLDAEDYGKLAARTAAAMKMADKDLELVVCGSSSAGMPTFGDWERTVLEHGYDYVDHISCHAYYQEHDGDLGSFLASALDMASFIDGVAATIDHVGAKKHSKKRIGISFDEWNVWYQTRHQESGEVNEEWRHAPRQLEDVYSVADAVVVGNLMMTLLGRSDRVASASLAQLVNVIAPIMTEPGGPAWRQTTFHPFSITSRLAAGEVIRPVIESPTYTTARYGAAAVVDAVATVEEDQSALFLVNRGLAQPAQVTVDVRSLGSSRVLEALTLADQDVYAKNTLAAPDRVVPRPNANATLADGLLTIELPPVSWTAVALG, from the coding sequence TTGCACCGCGCCCACATCGTCCTCGACCGGCAGGCCGTCGTCGCCCCGGTCCGGCGCCGCACCTTCGGCTCCTTCGTCGAGCACCTCGGCCGCTGCGTCTACACCGGCATCTACGAGCCCGAGCACCCCAGCGCGAACAAGGACGGCTTCCGGATGGACGTCGTCGACCTCGTCCGCGAGCTCGGCAGCACGACAGTCCGCTACCCCGGCGGCAACTTCGTCTCCGGTTTCCGCTGGGAGGACTCGATCGGCCCGCGCGAGAAGCGCCCGGTGCGCCGCGACCTGGCCTGGCACTCCCTGGAGTCGAACCAGGTCGGCCTGGACGAGTTCGCGGCCTGGCTGAGGCTGACCGGCTCGGAGCTGATGCTGGCCGTCAACCTCGGCACCCGGGGCATCCTGCCCGCCCTCGACCTGCTGGAGTACGCCAACCACCCGTCCGGCACCGCGCTTTCGGACCTGCGTATCGCCAACGGGACGCCGGAGCCGCACGACATCCGGATGTGGTGCCTCGGCAACGAGATGGACGGGCCCTGGCAGACCGGCTTCCTGGACGCCGAGGACTACGGCAAGCTCGCCGCCCGTACCGCCGCTGCCATGAAGATGGCCGACAAGGACCTCGAACTGGTCGTCTGCGGCTCCTCCTCGGCCGGCATGCCGACCTTCGGCGACTGGGAGCGCACCGTGCTGGAGCACGGCTACGACTACGTGGACCACATCTCCTGCCACGCGTACTACCAGGAGCACGACGGTGACCTGGGCTCCTTCCTCGCCTCGGCCCTCGACATGGCCTCCTTCATCGACGGCGTCGCCGCGACCATCGACCACGTGGGCGCCAAGAAGCACTCGAAGAAGAGGATCGGCATCTCCTTCGACGAGTGGAACGTCTGGTACCAGACCCGGCACCAGGAGTCGGGCGAGGTGAACGAGGAGTGGCGGCACGCGCCCCGGCAGCTGGAGGACGTCTACAGCGTGGCCGACGCCGTGGTGGTGGGCAACCTGATGATGACCCTGCTGGGGCGCAGCGACCGGGTCGCCTCGGCCTCGCTCGCCCAGCTCGTCAACGTCATCGCGCCGATCATGACCGAGCCCGGCGGTCCGGCCTGGCGGCAGACCACCTTCCACCCGTTCTCGATCACCAGTCGGCTCGCCGCCGGCGAGGTGATCCGTCCCGTGATCGAGTCGCCGACGTACACCACGGCACGGTACGGCGCGGCGGCCGTCGTCGACGCCGTCGCCACCGTGGAGGAGGACCAGTCCGCGCTCTTCCTCGTCAACCGCGGCCTCGCGCAGCCCGCCCAGGTCACCGTCGACGTCCGCAGTCTCGGCTCCTCGCGCGTCCTGGAGGCGCTCACGCTCGCCGACCAGGACGTGTACGCGAAGAACACCCTCGCCGCGCCCGACCGCGTGGTACCCCGGCCGAACGCGAACGCCACGCTGGCCGACGGCCTGCTCACCATCGAGCTGCCGCCGGTGTCCTGGACCGCCGTCGCGCTCGGCTGA
- a CDS encoding family 43 glycosylhydrolase, translating to MEITRRQLGRLTAIGTGALLLPGLLPPGGAAAAAVPPAGTWGDQGDGTYVNPVLPGDFSDWDCIRVGNDYYGITSTFGYSPGVAVLHSTDLVNWRTLGGVAGDLTAIGPALNWDQMGRYGRGVWAGSIRYHAGRYRVYFNTPDEGFFMSSAASPAGPWDPVTSVWRTSGWDDPCPFWDDDGQGYLVSSHYADGYKINLFKLSADGKSLVGTPTVIHQSSGSEANKLYKINGLYYHLYSEVKPEGRVLMMNRGSSLYGPFETRQLEHVNAAVDREPNQGGLVQTPDGSWYFVTHHGHGDWEGRPLSLLPVTWVDGWPILGQVGADGIGSMVWTGQVPAGGTPGLPLDALPPVVTGDLFTESSIKPQWEWYYQPRADHWSLTERPGYLRLKAFAPLAADNLTKAGNTLTQRVLRPAGGATVTVRLELDGLADGQRAGLCHYAATYAGLGVRRSGATTTISQNVNGTLTDGPALTQNVLWLRTTWDVSGVSRFSYSLDGLAFTSFGATYQLTWGGYRGDRVGLYTYNPNGTGYVDFDSVEYTLGAAKAYKVVSVRSGKVADVGGASTVDGSGLVQWTDKGAPNQQWLFQSTADGYHTVRCVHSCKVLDVAGSSTADGARVVQATADGRASQQWQLRPQGGGEFTLVNRNSGKVLDVSGGSTADGAALIQYADRGSTNQRWTFQRQNS from the coding sequence GTGGAGATCACCAGACGTCAGCTCGGCCGGCTCACGGCGATCGGCACGGGGGCACTGCTGCTGCCCGGCCTGCTGCCACCGGGCGGGGCAGCGGCAGCAGCCGTACCTCCGGCCGGGACGTGGGGCGACCAGGGCGACGGCACCTACGTCAACCCCGTCCTCCCGGGTGACTTCAGCGACTGGGACTGCATCCGGGTCGGCAACGACTACTACGGCATCACCAGCACCTTCGGGTACTCGCCCGGCGTGGCCGTCCTGCACTCGACGGACCTGGTCAACTGGCGGACGCTCGGCGGCGTGGCCGGCGACCTCACCGCCATCGGCCCGGCGCTGAACTGGGACCAGATGGGACGCTACGGCCGCGGCGTGTGGGCCGGGTCCATCCGTTACCACGCGGGGCGGTACCGGGTGTACTTCAACACCCCCGACGAGGGCTTCTTCATGTCCTCGGCCGCCTCGCCGGCCGGGCCGTGGGATCCGGTGACCTCGGTGTGGCGGACCTCCGGCTGGGACGACCCGTGCCCGTTCTGGGACGACGACGGCCAGGGCTACCTGGTCAGCTCGCACTACGCGGACGGCTACAAGATCAACCTGTTCAAGCTGTCCGCCGACGGCAAGTCGCTGGTCGGCACGCCCACGGTGATCCACCAGTCGTCCGGCAGCGAGGCCAACAAGCTCTACAAGATCAACGGGCTCTACTACCACCTGTACAGCGAGGTGAAGCCCGAGGGCCGGGTGCTCATGATGAACCGCGGCTCCAGCCTCTACGGCCCGTTCGAGACCAGGCAGTTGGAGCACGTCAACGCCGCAGTGGACCGCGAGCCCAACCAGGGCGGGCTGGTGCAGACCCCGGACGGCAGCTGGTACTTCGTGACCCACCACGGCCACGGCGACTGGGAGGGCCGGCCGCTCTCCCTGCTGCCGGTGACGTGGGTCGACGGCTGGCCGATCCTGGGCCAGGTGGGCGCGGACGGCATCGGCTCCATGGTGTGGACGGGCCAGGTGCCCGCCGGCGGCACACCCGGCCTGCCCCTCGACGCACTGCCGCCCGTGGTGACCGGCGACCTGTTCACCGAGAGCAGCATCAAGCCGCAGTGGGAGTGGTACTACCAGCCCCGCGCGGACCACTGGTCGCTGACCGAACGCCCCGGCTACCTGCGGCTGAAGGCCTTCGCACCGCTGGCGGCCGACAACCTGACCAAGGCGGGCAACACCCTCACCCAACGCGTGCTGCGCCCGGCCGGCGGCGCGACGGTGACCGTCCGGCTCGAACTGGACGGCCTCGCCGACGGCCAGCGCGCCGGGCTCTGCCACTACGCCGCCACCTACGCCGGGTTGGGCGTCCGGCGCTCCGGCGCCACCACCACGATCTCGCAGAACGTGAACGGCACCCTCACCGACGGCCCGGCGCTCACGCAGAACGTCCTCTGGCTGCGCACCACTTGGGACGTGAGCGGGGTCAGCCGGTTCTCGTACAGCCTCGACGGTCTCGCCTTCACCTCCTTCGGCGCGACCTACCAGCTCACCTGGGGCGGCTACCGGGGCGACCGGGTCGGCCTGTACACCTACAACCCGAACGGCACCGGCTACGTCGACTTCGACTCGGTGGAGTACACCCTCGGCGCCGCCAAGGCGTACAAGGTGGTGAGCGTGCGCAGCGGCAAGGTCGCCGACGTGGGCGGTGCCTCGACGGTGGACGGCTCGGGCCTGGTCCAGTGGACCGACAAGGGCGCGCCGAACCAGCAGTGGCTCTTCCAGTCCACGGCGGACGGCTACCACACCGTCAGGTGCGTCCACAGCTGCAAGGTGCTCGACGTGGCGGGCTCCTCGACGGCGGACGGCGCACGCGTCGTGCAGGCCACCGCCGACGGACGGGCGAGCCAGCAGTGGCAGCTGCGCCCGCAGGGCGGCGGCGAGTTCACGCTGGTCAACCGGAACAGCGGCAAGGTGCTCGACGTGAGCGGGGGCAGCACGGCCGACGGCGCGGCGCTGATCCAGTACGCCGACCGCGGCAGCACCAACCAGCGGTGGACCTTCCAGCGACAGAACTCCTAG